The following are from one region of the Stigmatella ashevillena genome:
- a CDS encoding bifunctional metallophosphatase/5'-nucleotidase, with product MSLNAARRLPARHVMLTLSLLLATGCPSTARTVSPSETVHITLLHLNDVYQFTPLEHGRVGGLARVATLRKQTLAESPNTLTLFAGDTLGPSVESLLEVNGKALHGRQMIDAWNAVGVDYAVPGNHEFDYGDTALKENIRASRFPWLAANIFDNHTGQPFEGVVPYALREIAGVKVGLFGVLVPDTEVTSSVSQDTNIRDVCSTARPIVSRLRTQGATLIIALTHLDLALDQELARCVSVDLIIGGHEHYRIEDRSTGTPIFKVEADARELGRLDLDVDGQTGTLRKLDWKVFPVTDAIPDDPAFAEAMRPYDAIVAELSQPVGSTPVPLDARKTAVRSQETNLASLVTDTFRQATGTEVVLVNAGAIRGDIVFPAGPLTRRDLLAIFPFRDELVRLDVTGATLLAALENGVSKSAEDPEPGRFPQVSGLRFSFDPSLPRGQRILCATVGGKAVSPSTTYSLAVTRFISGGKDGYEMLRGIPAAPILPEGRTPRDIVGEALRTGKPRPRSQGDGRIQRIARADLRPGECAPPPTASH from the coding sequence ATGTCCTTGAACGCAGCACGCCGCCTGCCCGCCCGCCATGTGATGCTGACGCTGTCCCTGCTCCTGGCGACGGGCTGTCCCTCGACGGCGCGGACCGTGTCCCCCTCTGAGACGGTGCACATCACCCTGCTGCACCTCAATGATGTGTACCAATTCACCCCGCTGGAGCACGGCCGCGTGGGAGGGCTCGCGCGCGTCGCCACGCTTCGCAAGCAAACCCTCGCGGAGTCTCCCAACACGCTGACGCTCTTCGCCGGGGACACGCTCGGCCCTTCGGTGGAGTCGCTCCTCGAGGTGAACGGCAAGGCGCTCCACGGCCGACAGATGATCGACGCCTGGAACGCCGTCGGGGTGGACTATGCCGTCCCTGGCAACCACGAGTTCGACTACGGGGACACCGCGCTGAAGGAGAACATCCGGGCCTCGCGCTTTCCCTGGCTCGCCGCGAACATCTTCGACAACCACACGGGCCAGCCCTTCGAGGGCGTCGTCCCCTATGCCCTCCGGGAGATCGCCGGGGTGAAGGTGGGCCTCTTCGGCGTGCTGGTGCCGGACACCGAGGTGACCTCCAGCGTCTCCCAGGACACGAACATCCGGGATGTCTGCTCCACGGCCCGTCCCATTGTCTCCCGGCTGCGCACCCAGGGCGCCACCCTCATCATTGCCCTCACCCACCTGGATCTCGCGCTGGACCAGGAGCTGGCGCGCTGCGTCTCGGTGGACCTCATCATCGGAGGGCACGAGCACTACCGCATCGAGGACCGGTCCACGGGCACCCCCATCTTCAAGGTCGAGGCCGACGCGCGGGAGCTCGGGCGCCTCGACCTGGATGTCGATGGACAGACCGGCACGTTGCGGAAGCTCGACTGGAAGGTGTTTCCGGTGACGGACGCCATCCCGGACGACCCCGCTTTCGCCGAGGCCATGCGGCCCTACGACGCCATCGTCGCCGAGCTGTCCCAGCCCGTGGGAAGCACCCCTGTCCCGCTCGATGCGCGCAAGACGGCCGTCCGCAGCCAGGAGACGAACCTGGCCTCACTCGTGACGGACACCTTCCGCCAAGCTACCGGCACGGAAGTGGTCCTCGTCAACGCCGGCGCCATCCGAGGCGATATCGTCTTCCCGGCAGGTCCCCTCACACGGAGGGATCTGCTCGCCATCTTCCCGTTCCGGGATGAGCTGGTCCGCCTGGACGTGACGGGAGCCACCCTGCTGGCGGCGCTGGAGAACGGGGTCAGCAAGAGCGCGGAGGATCCGGAGCCAGGACGGTTCCCCCAGGTCTCCGGGCTGCGCTTCTCCTTTGATCCGAGCCTGCCCCGAGGACAGCGCATCCTCTGCGCGACGGTGGGCGGCAAGGCGGTGTCCCCCTCCACCACGTACAGCCTCGCCGTCACGCGCTTCATCTCCGGGGGCAAGGATGGCTACGAGATGCTCCGCGGCATTCCCGCCGCGCCCATCCTCCCAGAAGGCCGGACACCCCGGGACATCGTGGGAGAGGCCCTGCGGACCGGAAAGCCCCGGCCCCGGAGCCAGGGCGACGGGCGCATCCAGCGCATCGCACGTGCCGACCTGCGGCCCGGGGAGTGCGCACCGCCGCCGACCGCCAGCCACTGA
- a CDS encoding YdcF family protein, translated as MFLILSKILDLLLGPLTWGVLFIVLGLLMRRKGRLAAGLQVLGLAVLYTFSIEPVAGGLMRWVESGAKETYRSEVVYDAVIVLGGGLDPDAVERSGRPEYNAAVERILRGYELLREGKARQVLLSGGSLDTRPEAVIEATVLQRQLLAWGIEPERIVVEGHSRNTRENALDSKKLIEERGWKTLLLITSAAHLPRAYGCFAAVGLRPDTLAADVRASNGKRPPSWLPRANHLNASTDALREMAGRVVYRLRGWTEA; from the coding sequence ATGTTTCTGATCCTCTCCAAGATCCTGGATCTCTTGCTGGGCCCGCTCACCTGGGGCGTGCTGTTCATCGTGCTGGGGCTCCTGATGCGCCGGAAGGGGCGGCTGGCCGCCGGGCTCCAGGTGCTGGGGTTGGCGGTGCTCTACACCTTCTCCATCGAGCCGGTGGCCGGAGGGCTCATGCGGTGGGTGGAGTCCGGCGCGAAGGAGACCTACCGGTCAGAGGTGGTCTACGACGCGGTCATCGTGCTGGGAGGGGGGCTGGATCCCGATGCCGTCGAGCGCTCGGGACGCCCTGAGTACAACGCCGCCGTCGAGCGCATCCTGCGCGGCTATGAGCTGCTCCGTGAGGGCAAGGCCCGCCAGGTGCTCCTGTCGGGGGGCTCCTTGGACACCCGCCCGGAGGCGGTCATCGAGGCCACCGTGCTCCAGCGCCAGCTCCTCGCGTGGGGCATTGAGCCCGAGCGCATCGTGGTCGAGGGCCACAGCCGCAACACCCGGGAGAACGCGCTGGACTCGAAGAAGCTCATCGAGGAGCGAGGGTGGAAGACGCTGCTCCTCATCACCAGTGCCGCCCACCTTCCCCGGGCCTACGGGTGCTTTGCCGCGGTGGGCCTCCGCCCCGACACCCTGGCCGCGGATGTGCGGGCTTCGAACGGGAAGCGCCCGCCGAGCTGGCTTCCCCGCGCCAACCATCTCAATGCGAGCACGGACGCGCTCCGGGAGATGGCGGGACGGGTGGTGTACCGGCTCAGAGGGTGGACCGAGGCGTAG
- a CDS encoding protein kinase domain-containing protein yields MRETRSVPFGKYELLECLGTGGMAAVYRARYMAAPGVTKPMVIKRVLTQYAEHPSFVEMFIQEARVSVGLSHGNIVQVFDFGQVEGEYFLAMELVEGQPLSRVLKRAQSKGLAWLPAPLAVSIAIEMCKGLHHAHTRTDERRQPLGLVHRDISPDNVLVSYEGEVKISDFGIAKARLVGRQNTEAGVVKGKYLYLSPEQAQGRELDARSDVYSVGVVLYRMLCGHLPAEGRQMEVLERIVRGRLVPLLQNNPALDGSLAHIVDRVLSTQREARPESAEVLRLELTQWLAQRAPLFAANTLKHVMEWLYTPELAERGTPPTVTKGFQQQLALWTSSQVRSLTEQTPSVPSALEPLEAETAPAGQQAPPTAVQTLAVKGGGPSIGWALAGVVGVVLAGLLWHERNQPEPLEIRSEPPGAQVRINGEIRGVTPVVVDSLERDEPHRVELFLLGRVPWEQEFEAGALASHLEVSLKDMEPQGQEPSSPQAPVEEEVDRFGTRQLPASFTVNEALHSFGPGLRSLRVELNPRRTYAVWTTGRYIIREGRGQLYRAQSFRQASLFLEGPDLPSSARLLPVSSTPRFVTGASALNAFVLFGDSVENTEDVGFFLNVREGTTEKVFRTELNPRRFANQIALEGRYTVRQLEPKRRYQLSIRSRQGTPSGSVALVALAGEDDTVQVSSQPGGEVLHTLAPGSYTVTGARELWFALPRWKEDGTSELDVSVSWVSPPTSKPSLRVTAAANPSPATAAEKYKQAREKLAKRQFQKAKELFWECLANDSSAAQCFHGLGEVSVQLGNAKEAIEYYGRFLELAPDSLKAQEARDYITIHRGSQDG; encoded by the coding sequence GTGCGTGAGACCAGGTCGGTCCCATTCGGAAAGTATGAGCTCTTGGAGTGCCTGGGGACGGGGGGCATGGCGGCCGTCTACCGTGCGCGCTACATGGCCGCACCGGGCGTGACCAAGCCCATGGTCATCAAGCGGGTCCTGACCCAGTACGCGGAGCACCCGTCATTCGTGGAGATGTTCATCCAGGAGGCCCGCGTCTCGGTAGGACTCAGCCATGGCAACATCGTCCAGGTCTTCGACTTCGGGCAGGTGGAGGGCGAGTACTTCCTGGCCATGGAGTTGGTCGAAGGCCAGCCCCTGTCACGGGTCCTCAAACGCGCTCAATCGAAGGGGCTCGCCTGGCTTCCGGCGCCGCTGGCGGTGAGCATCGCCATCGAGATGTGCAAGGGCTTGCACCATGCCCACACGCGCACCGATGAACGCAGACAGCCCTTGGGGCTGGTCCACCGTGACATCTCTCCGGACAACGTCCTGGTCAGCTACGAAGGAGAGGTGAAGATCTCCGACTTTGGCATCGCCAAAGCGCGGCTCGTGGGGCGGCAGAACACGGAAGCCGGGGTGGTGAAGGGCAAGTACCTCTACCTGTCGCCCGAGCAAGCCCAGGGCCGGGAGCTGGATGCCCGCTCGGACGTGTACTCCGTGGGGGTGGTGCTCTACCGCATGCTTTGTGGCCATCTGCCCGCCGAGGGACGGCAGATGGAGGTCCTGGAGCGCATCGTCAGGGGACGGCTCGTTCCCCTGCTCCAGAACAACCCTGCCCTGGATGGCTCGCTGGCGCACATCGTCGATCGGGTGCTCTCGACCCAGCGCGAGGCGCGTCCCGAGAGCGCGGAGGTGCTGCGGCTCGAGCTCACGCAGTGGTTGGCCCAGCGGGCGCCGTTGTTCGCGGCCAATACCCTCAAGCATGTGATGGAGTGGCTCTACACGCCGGAGTTGGCGGAGCGGGGAACGCCCCCCACCGTGACAAAGGGTTTCCAGCAACAGCTGGCCCTGTGGACGTCCTCCCAGGTGCGCTCCCTGACAGAGCAGACCCCATCGGTGCCCTCGGCGCTGGAACCGCTGGAGGCAGAGACGGCTCCCGCCGGGCAACAGGCACCGCCCACGGCTGTTCAGACCTTGGCCGTGAAGGGGGGAGGCCCTTCCATCGGATGGGCGCTTGCGGGGGTGGTGGGGGTGGTGCTCGCAGGGCTCCTGTGGCACGAGCGCAACCAGCCCGAGCCCTTGGAGATTCGCTCCGAGCCCCCCGGTGCCCAGGTGCGCATCAACGGGGAGATTCGGGGCGTCACCCCGGTGGTGGTGGACAGCCTCGAGCGGGATGAGCCCCACCGGGTAGAGCTCTTCTTGCTGGGACGGGTCCCCTGGGAACAGGAGTTCGAGGCAGGGGCGCTGGCGTCCCACCTGGAGGTCTCCCTGAAAGACATGGAGCCGCAGGGGCAGGAGCCCTCGTCGCCGCAGGCTCCTGTCGAGGAGGAGGTGGATCGCTTCGGGACAAGGCAGCTGCCGGCGTCCTTCACGGTGAACGAAGCGTTGCACTCCTTCGGCCCTGGGCTGCGCTCCCTGCGCGTCGAGCTCAACCCCCGCCGGACCTATGCGGTCTGGACCACGGGCAGGTACATCATCCGGGAGGGACGCGGTCAGTTGTACCGAGCGCAGTCCTTCCGGCAGGCCTCTCTGTTCTTGGAGGGACCGGACCTCCCGTCCTCCGCGCGGCTGTTGCCCGTCTCTTCGACCCCTCGCTTCGTGACAGGGGCCAGCGCGCTGAATGCCTTCGTTCTGTTCGGCGACTCCGTGGAGAACACCGAGGACGTGGGCTTCTTTCTGAACGTGCGCGAGGGGACGACGGAGAAGGTCTTTCGCACCGAGCTGAACCCTCGCAGGTTCGCCAATCAGATCGCCCTGGAGGGGCGGTACACGGTGCGCCAGCTCGAGCCCAAGCGCCGTTACCAACTGAGCATCCGGTCACGGCAGGGAACTCCCTCGGGTTCCGTGGCCTTGGTGGCCCTGGCAGGAGAGGATGACACCGTGCAGGTGTCGTCGCAGCCAGGAGGGGAGGTTCTCCACACGCTGGCCCCTGGCTCCTATACGGTGACGGGGGCCAGGGAGCTGTGGTTCGCACTCCCCCGGTGGAAGGAGGATGGCACGTCGGAGCTCGACGTGAGTGTCTCCTGGGTGAGCCCCCCCACCTCGAAGCCCAGCCTCCGCGTCACGGCTGCGGCAAACCCCTCTCCGGCCACCGCGGCGGAGAAGTACAAGCAGGCCCGGGAGAAGCTCGCCAAGAGGCAGTTCCAGAAGGCCAAGGAGCTGTTCTGGGAATGCCTGGCGAATGATTCTTCCGCGGCCCAGTGTTTCCACGGGCTGGGGGAGGTCTCGGTGCAGTTGGGCAATGCCAAGGAAGCCATCGAGTACTACGGCCGCTTCCTGGAGCTTGCGCCGGACTCTCTGAAGGCTCAGGAAGCGCGTGATTACATCACGATCCACCGTGGCAGTCAGGATGGTTAG
- a CDS encoding NAD(+)/NADH kinase, protein MQTLAIVAKRDKQEAAALAAQIQERYPHLTLLGERYLAQELGWPRVDDRELAQRADLVVVLGGDGTLIYTARLLAGRAVPILGVNLGSLGFMTEVPVEELFSLLDDVLAGRFNVDSRMKLTCRLLREGRAIIEEEVLNDIVINKGALARIADHETSIDGVPITTYKADGIILATPTGSTAYSLSAGGPIVHPSVDCTILSPICSHALTQRAIVVPADRVIRITLRRETADTYLTLDGQTGHGLQSNDCIEVVRSPNRVNLIRNPRVAYFTILRQKLHWGER, encoded by the coding sequence GTGCAGACCCTGGCCATCGTCGCGAAGAGGGACAAACAGGAGGCCGCCGCGCTGGCGGCGCAAATCCAAGAGCGCTACCCGCACCTCACCCTCCTGGGAGAGCGTTACCTGGCCCAGGAATTGGGCTGGCCGCGGGTCGACGACCGGGAGTTGGCCCAGCGGGCGGACCTGGTGGTGGTCCTGGGCGGGGATGGCACGCTCATCTACACGGCACGGCTTCTGGCGGGCCGGGCCGTGCCCATCCTGGGGGTGAATCTGGGGAGCCTCGGCTTCATGACCGAGGTGCCCGTGGAAGAACTCTTCAGCCTCCTGGATGACGTGCTGGCGGGCCGCTTCAACGTGGACTCTCGCATGAAGCTCACCTGTCGGCTGCTGCGGGAGGGGCGGGCCATCATCGAGGAGGAAGTCCTCAACGACATCGTCATCAACAAGGGGGCGTTGGCGCGCATCGCGGACCATGAGACGTCCATCGATGGGGTGCCCATCACCACCTACAAGGCCGATGGCATCATCCTGGCCACGCCCACGGGCTCGACGGCTTACTCGCTCTCCGCGGGAGGCCCCATCGTCCATCCCTCGGTGGACTGCACCATCCTGTCCCCCATCTGCTCGCACGCGCTCACCCAGCGCGCCATCGTGGTCCCCGCGGATCGCGTCATCCGCATCACCTTGCGCCGCGAGACGGCGGACACGTACCTCACGTTGGATGGGCAGACAGGCCATGGCTTGCAGAGCAATGACTGCATCGAGGTGGTGCGCTCGCCCAACCGGGTGAACCTGATCCGCAACCCGCGGGTGGCGTACTTCACCATCCTTCGGCAGAAGCTCCATTGGGGCGAGCGCTGA
- a CDS encoding replication-associated recombination protein A: protein MDLFEHAGQKDQEAQAPLAERMRPSTLADFAGQEHLTGEGRFLRRVIEQDQVPSLILWGPPGTGKTTLARVIAQATGASFEALSAVLSGVKDIRETVARAQERWRLHRQRTLLFIDEIHRFNKSQQDALLPHVEKGTVTLIGATTENPSFEVNAALLSRARVVTLRGLEEEELVGVLRRAVGAPKGLGGKVQVDDEALQFIAQAAGGDARKALTALEVAASYGGAQVNRQAAEEALQQKALLYDKGGEEHYNVVSAFIKSMRGSDVDAALYWMARMLEAGEDPVFLFRRMVIFASEDIGNADPRALGVAVDALHAFQIMGLPEGALPLTQAVTYLALAPKSNAVIAAYSAARAAVTQEGALPVPMHLRNAPTKLMKSLGYGGGYKYPHNFEGNYVPEDYLPEALKARRFYKPSTNGLEQELSERYEDIQRQLAGRAREPGEEG from the coding sequence ATGGACCTCTTTGAACATGCTGGCCAAAAGGACCAGGAAGCCCAGGCGCCCCTGGCCGAGCGCATGCGCCCCAGCACGCTGGCCGACTTCGCCGGGCAGGAGCACCTCACGGGCGAGGGCCGGTTCCTCCGCCGGGTCATCGAGCAGGACCAGGTGCCCTCGCTCATCCTCTGGGGCCCCCCAGGCACGGGGAAGACCACCCTGGCGCGCGTCATTGCCCAGGCCACGGGGGCCTCCTTCGAGGCCCTCTCGGCGGTGCTCTCCGGGGTCAAGGACATCCGCGAGACGGTGGCCCGGGCCCAGGAGCGCTGGAGGCTCCACCGTCAACGCACCCTGCTCTTCATCGACGAGATCCACCGCTTCAACAAGTCGCAGCAGGACGCGCTGCTGCCCCACGTGGAGAAGGGCACGGTGACGTTGATTGGCGCCACCACGGAGAACCCTTCCTTCGAGGTGAATGCGGCGCTCCTGTCTCGCGCCCGCGTCGTCACCCTGCGCGGGCTGGAAGAAGAGGAACTGGTGGGCGTGCTGCGCCGGGCGGTGGGGGCCCCCAAGGGGCTGGGCGGCAAGGTGCAGGTGGACGACGAGGCCCTCCAGTTCATCGCCCAGGCGGCCGGAGGGGATGCGCGCAAAGCCCTCACCGCGCTGGAAGTGGCGGCCTCCTACGGGGGCGCGCAGGTGAACCGGCAGGCCGCGGAGGAAGCGCTGCAACAGAAGGCGCTGCTCTACGACAAGGGGGGCGAGGAGCACTACAACGTCGTCAGCGCCTTCATCAAATCCATGCGGGGCTCGGACGTGGATGCCGCGCTCTACTGGATGGCCCGAATGCTGGAGGCCGGTGAGGACCCCGTCTTCCTCTTCCGGCGCATGGTCATCTTCGCCTCGGAGGACATCGGCAACGCGGACCCCCGGGCCCTGGGGGTCGCGGTGGACGCGCTCCACGCCTTCCAGATCATGGGCTTGCCGGAAGGAGCGCTTCCGCTCACCCAGGCGGTGACGTACCTGGCGCTCGCCCCCAAGTCGAACGCCGTCATCGCCGCCTACAGCGCGGCGCGGGCGGCGGTGACCCAGGAAGGCGCGCTGCCGGTACCGATGCACCTGCGCAACGCCCCCACGAAGCTGATGAAGTCCCTGGGCTACGGCGGCGGCTACAAGTATCCCCACAACTTCGAGGGAAACTACGTGCCCGAGGACTACCTGCCCGAGGCGCTCAAGGCCCGGCGCTTCTACAAGCCGAGCACCAACGGGTTGGAGCAGGAACTGTCCGAGCGCTACGAGGACATCCAGCGCCAGCTCGCCGGGAGGGCACGGGAGCCCGGCGAGGAGGGCTGA
- a CDS encoding sigma-54-dependent transcriptional regulator — protein MNQPKRAKILVVDDDPVVLKAVTSILQREGYPIVAIDDAVEGLTAAKDPSIDVAVLDINMPHLSGMDLLKAIKAERPDVEVIMMTAYATVETAVEAVKAGAYDYLTKPFEDIDDLSLTVGKAAERKALKDRTRALEEALTARSQFEDLIGQSSQMRAVFKLVETVSHSTATVLIQGESGTGKELVARAIHYRSARKDKPFVAVNCSALTETLLESELFGHMKGAFTGATGNKKGLFEAADGGTIFLDEIGDVPPATQVRLLRVLQEGEVKRVGANEPVKVDVRVIAATHVDLTRAKEQGRFREDLFYRLNVITIDLPPLRDRPEDVPLLAHHFLKLYAAKLDKKVTGFTPRAMEALTVNRWTGNVRELENVIERAVVLTSNEVLDVEDLPPGFQEAPQAGSPVEVFSLAHLPYAQAKRLAMRAFERRYLTALLEKNNNNVSSAARAAGVDRSNFRRLLKQYEVAGRTMKQRKSDGNDSSPLEVA, from the coding sequence GTGAACCAGCCTAAACGCGCCAAGATCCTCGTGGTGGACGATGACCCCGTAGTCCTCAAGGCCGTCACCTCGATTCTCCAGCGCGAGGGTTACCCCATCGTCGCTATCGACGATGCGGTCGAGGGCCTGACGGCGGCCAAGGATCCGTCCATCGACGTGGCGGTCCTGGACATCAACATGCCCCACCTGTCCGGCATGGACCTGCTCAAGGCCATCAAGGCCGAGCGGCCGGACGTGGAGGTCATCATGATGACGGCCTATGCCACGGTGGAGACGGCCGTGGAGGCGGTGAAGGCGGGGGCGTATGACTACCTCACCAAGCCGTTCGAGGACATCGACGACCTGAGCCTGACCGTCGGCAAGGCGGCCGAGCGCAAGGCGCTCAAGGACCGGACGCGGGCCCTGGAGGAGGCGCTCACCGCGCGCAGCCAGTTCGAGGATCTCATCGGCCAGTCCTCGCAGATGCGCGCCGTCTTCAAGCTGGTGGAGACGGTGAGCCACTCCACCGCCACGGTGCTCATCCAAGGGGAGAGTGGCACGGGCAAGGAGCTGGTGGCCCGGGCCATCCACTACCGCAGCGCGCGCAAAGACAAGCCCTTCGTGGCCGTCAACTGTTCGGCCCTCACGGAGACGCTGCTGGAGAGCGAGCTGTTCGGCCACATGAAGGGGGCCTTCACGGGCGCCACCGGCAACAAGAAGGGCCTCTTCGAGGCGGCCGATGGCGGCACCATCTTCCTGGACGAGATCGGCGACGTGCCTCCCGCCACCCAGGTGCGCCTGCTGCGCGTGCTCCAGGAGGGCGAGGTGAAGCGGGTGGGCGCCAACGAGCCGGTGAAGGTGGACGTGCGCGTGATTGCCGCCACCCACGTGGACCTGACGCGGGCCAAGGAGCAGGGCCGGTTCCGTGAGGACCTCTTCTACCGCCTCAACGTCATCACCATTGATCTGCCGCCGCTGAGAGACAGGCCGGAGGACGTGCCGCTCCTGGCGCACCACTTCTTGAAGCTGTACGCGGCCAAGCTGGACAAGAAGGTGACGGGCTTCACCCCGCGCGCCATGGAGGCGCTCACCGTGAACCGGTGGACGGGCAACGTGCGCGAGCTGGAGAACGTCATCGAGCGCGCCGTGGTGCTCACCTCCAATGAGGTGCTGGACGTGGAGGATCTTCCCCCGGGCTTCCAGGAGGCCCCCCAGGCCGGCTCACCCGTGGAGGTGTTCAGCCTGGCGCACCTGCCGTACGCCCAGGCCAAGCGGCTGGCGATGCGGGCCTTCGAGCGGCGCTACCTCACCGCACTCCTGGAGAAGAACAACAACAACGTCTCCAGCGCCGCGCGGGCCGCAGGGGTGGACCGCTCCAACTTCCGCCGTCTGCTCAAGCAGTACGAGGTGGCCGGGCGCACCATGAAGCAGCGCAAGTCGGATGGGAACGACAGCTCCCCATTAGAGGTGGCCTGA
- a CDS encoding ATP-binding protein, with product MGLRVGLAHTQEAGARGRLLLVDDEENILKSIRRVLRRGDWDIETATDAEEGLKRLEQFLPQVVISDFRMPGMNGVEFLARVKEQVPRAQRIMLTGQADQTAIEEAINRSEIFRFISKPWNDSHLVLTVKSAFEQYALLAENERLHRMTQEQNAELKRLNADLEARVETRTLMLSQAKRDWEQTFDCIETPLAVMQGTDYTVRRANLAYLKVAASGDGATASAVNCFQYLFGRDSPCVGCPLPSALESGKGARSEIQQKGRTFVVAAYPMPGEGRVVCTYRDVTEEYALTKRLIETEKMAAVGQLAGGVAHEINNPLGGILAFAQLMKRDVGRSEADRESLDLIEESALRCKRIVESLLKFSRHSKVEDRRHFELSKCVEDAAVLFKAQLKSNPRVKLELNLATGLPKLFGDPAQLSQVVLNLLQNGLQALPSAEGTLKVDTGREGDRCFFAVADSGSGIEERYLPRIFEPSFTTKPPGEGTGLGLSIAYRIVQDHGGVFQVDTQVGHGSRFTVFLPIPLQLERLP from the coding sequence GTGGGTCTGCGAGTGGGACTGGCGCACACACAGGAGGCGGGGGCTCGCGGCCGGCTGCTATTGGTGGATGACGAGGAGAACATCCTCAAATCCATTCGGCGCGTCTTGAGGCGCGGGGATTGGGACATCGAGACCGCCACGGACGCCGAGGAGGGGCTGAAGCGGCTGGAACAGTTTCTCCCACAAGTGGTCATTTCGGACTTCCGGATGCCGGGGATGAATGGGGTGGAGTTCCTGGCGCGGGTGAAGGAGCAGGTGCCGCGCGCCCAGCGCATCATGCTCACCGGGCAGGCGGACCAGACGGCCATCGAGGAGGCCATCAACCGCTCGGAGATCTTCCGCTTCATCTCCAAGCCGTGGAACGACAGCCACCTGGTGCTCACCGTCAAGAGCGCCTTCGAGCAGTACGCGCTGCTGGCGGAGAACGAGCGCCTGCACCGCATGACGCAGGAGCAGAACGCGGAGCTCAAGCGCCTCAACGCGGACCTCGAGGCGCGCGTGGAGACGCGCACGCTGATGCTCAGCCAGGCCAAGCGGGACTGGGAGCAGACGTTCGACTGCATCGAGACGCCCCTGGCGGTGATGCAGGGCACGGACTACACGGTCCGCCGCGCCAACCTGGCGTATCTGAAGGTAGCGGCCTCTGGGGACGGGGCCACCGCCTCGGCGGTCAACTGTTTCCAGTACCTCTTCGGCCGGGACTCCCCGTGCGTCGGCTGTCCGCTTCCTTCCGCCCTGGAGAGTGGCAAGGGCGCGCGCTCGGAGATTCAGCAGAAGGGGCGCACGTTCGTGGTGGCCGCCTACCCCATGCCGGGCGAGGGCCGTGTGGTGTGCACCTACCGGGACGTCACCGAGGAGTACGCGCTCACCAAGCGGCTCATCGAGACGGAGAAGATGGCGGCCGTGGGGCAGTTGGCGGGCGGGGTGGCGCACGAGATCAACAACCCCCTGGGCGGCATTCTCGCCTTCGCGCAGTTGATGAAGCGGGACGTGGGGCGCTCCGAGGCGGACCGCGAGTCGTTGGATCTGATTGAAGAGAGCGCGCTGCGCTGCAAGCGCATCGTCGAGAGCCTGCTGAAGTTCAGCCGCCACAGCAAGGTGGAGGACCGCCGCCACTTCGAGCTGTCCAAGTGCGTGGAAGACGCGGCGGTGCTCTTCAAGGCCCAGCTCAAGTCCAACCCTCGCGTGAAGCTGGAGCTGAACTTGGCCACGGGGCTGCCCAAGCTGTTCGGGGACCCGGCGCAGCTGTCCCAGGTAGTGCTCAACCTGCTGCAGAACGGTCTTCAAGCGCTGCCCAGCGCCGAAGGCACCCTGAAGGTGGATACGGGGCGCGAGGGGGACCGGTGCTTCTTCGCCGTCGCCGACTCGGGCTCCGGTATCGAGGAGCGCTACCTGCCCCGCATCTTCGAGCCTTCGTTCACCACCAAGCCGCCCGGTGAGGGCACGGGCCTTGGCCTGTCCATTGCTTATCGCATTGTGCAGGACCATGGCGGCGTCTTCCAGGTCGATACCCAGGTCGGCCATGGCTCCCGTTTCACCGTCTTTTTACCCATTCCGCTGCAGCTTGAGAGGTTGCCGTGA